A section of the Leptotrichia sp. HSP-342 genome encodes:
- the hisH gene encoding imidazole glycerol phosphate synthase subunit HisH, with protein sequence MIAVIDYGVGNLFSLLSSLNYVGLDTKLTNNIEEIKNAKGIILPGVGAFRDAIGNLEKYGLKETLISEAKKGKPFLGICLGMQMLFEKSYEYGEYEGLGLINGTVEEIKKYIPENSDLKIPNMGWNNLKINDEFRNDKILKNVNVESEEYVYYVHSYFSKTDMKNIVAYSEYGTKIPGIVKNKNVYGMQFHPEKSGDTGLKLLKNWGELVK encoded by the coding sequence ATGATAGCAGTGATTGATTATGGAGTAGGAAATCTTTTTTCCTTACTTTCTTCTTTAAACTATGTCGGACTAGATACGAAGCTGACTAATAATATTGAAGAGATAAAAAATGCTAAGGGGATAATATTGCCAGGAGTCGGGGCTTTTAGAGATGCTATTGGAAATTTGGAAAAATATGGGTTAAAAGAGACTTTGATAAGTGAAGCGAAAAAAGGAAAGCCGTTTTTAGGAATTTGTCTTGGTATGCAGATGCTTTTTGAAAAAAGTTATGAATATGGTGAATATGAAGGACTTGGTCTTATAAATGGAACTGTTGAGGAAATAAAAAAATATATTCCAGAAAACTCTGATTTGAAAATACCTAATATGGGATGGAATAACTTAAAAATAAATGATGAATTTAGAAATGATAAAATTTTGAAAAATGTGAATGTTGAAAGTGAAGAATATGTGTATTATGTACATTCATATTTTTCAAAGACTGATATGAAAAATATTGTTGCATATTCAGAATACGGAACAAAAATTCCTGGAATTGTAAAAAATAAAAATGTATATGGAATGCAATTTCATCCTGAAAAATCTGGAGATACTGGATTGAAGTTATTGAAAAACTGGGGTGAATTAGTAAAATAA
- the hisA gene encoding 1-(5-phosphoribosyl)-5-[(5-phosphoribosylamino)methylideneamino]imidazole-4-carboxamide isomerase encodes MIEIFPAIDLHNGQAVRLKQGDYNQVEVFFKNPVEVLDFFNKNNSKNLHIVDLDGAKDGNTKNYEVIKELVEKSDFFVQVGGGIRDEERIKKYIEIGVNRVILGTIAVENEGFLREMVKKYGDKIAVSVDAKNEKVAVKGWTETVELNSVDFCKKLSDIGLKTIIYTDISKDGMLNGTNLEIYKKLSKIVKSDIIASGGITFLDEIKELNENGVYGAIVGKAIYSGNLDLKEVLEVSK; translated from the coding sequence ATGATAGAGATTTTTCCAGCGATAGACTTACATAATGGTCAGGCAGTGCGACTAAAACAGGGAGATTATAATCAAGTGGAAGTGTTTTTTAAAAATCCTGTTGAAGTTTTGGATTTTTTTAATAAAAATAATTCAAAAAATCTTCATATTGTAGATTTGGACGGAGCAAAAGATGGAAATACTAAAAATTATGAAGTTATAAAGGAACTGGTTGAAAAAAGTGATTTTTTTGTTCAAGTTGGCGGTGGAATCCGTGATGAAGAGAGAATAAAAAAATATATTGAAATTGGTGTAAATAGGGTTATTTTGGGAACAATTGCTGTTGAAAATGAAGGATTTTTAAGAGAAATGGTAAAAAAATATGGAGATAAAATTGCAGTTTCTGTGGATGCGAAAAATGAAAAAGTCGCTGTAAAGGGATGGACAGAAACAGTTGAATTAAATTCAGTTGATTTTTGCAAAAAGTTATCGGACATTGGATTAAAAACAATAATTTATACCGACATTTCAAAAGATGGAATGTTAAATGGTACAAATCTTGAAATTTATAAAAAATTGTCCAAAATAGTAAAATCAGATATTATAGCTTCTGGTGGAATTACATTTTTAGATGAAATAAAGGAACTTAATGAAAATGGAGTTTATGGAGCTATTGTTGGAAAGGCAATTTATTCTGGAAATCTTGACTTAAAAGAAGTATTGGAAGTTAGCAAATAA
- the hisF gene encoding imidazole glycerol phosphate synthase subunit HisF: MLAKRIVPCLDVRNGKVVKGVNFTGIKEVDNPVELAKFYNKSGADELVFYDITATVEERGLFTDILKEVASQIFIPLTVGGGINTLDDFDRVLKAGADKVSVNSGAIKNPKLIEEAAKKYGDQCVVLSVDVKRVDGKFKVFAKGGRENTGIDAIKWFVQGQENGAGEVVVNSIDTDGVKTGFDLELLSILAEKLSIPIIASGGAGNMEHFKELFKIPGIDAGLAASIFHFKEVEIMELKRYLRDNGLEMRI, translated from the coding sequence ATGCTTGCAAAGAGAATTGTTCCCTGTTTGGACGTGAGAAATGGGAAAGTAGTAAAAGGCGTTAATTTTACTGGGATAAAAGAAGTTGACAATCCCGTTGAGTTAGCAAAGTTTTATAATAAATCTGGTGCTGATGAACTTGTTTTTTATGATATTACAGCAACTGTTGAGGAAAGAGGGCTTTTTACTGATATTTTGAAGGAAGTGGCAAGTCAAATATTTATTCCGCTTACTGTTGGCGGTGGGATAAATACACTAGATGATTTTGACAGAGTGTTAAAAGCGGGAGCAGATAAAGTAAGTGTCAATTCAGGTGCGATAAAAAATCCAAAATTAATTGAAGAAGCTGCAAAAAAATATGGAGATCAGTGTGTAGTTTTGTCTGTCGATGTAAAAAGAGTAGACGGCAAATTTAAAGTTTTTGCAAAAGGCGGCAGAGAAAATACTGGAATTGATGCGATTAAATGGTTTGTGCAGGGACAGGAAAATGGAGCTGGAGAAGTTGTTGTGAACAGTATCGATACGGATGGCGTTAAAACTGGCTTTGATTTGGAATTATTATCAATTTTGGCTGAAAAATTGTCAATTCCAATAATTGCGTCAGGTGGAGCTGGAAATATGGAACATTTTAAGGAATTATTTAAAATACCAGGAATTGATGCAGGGCTGGCAGCTTCGATTTTTCATTTTAAAGAAGTGGAAATTATGGAGCTGAAAAGGTATCTGAGGGATAATGGATTGGAAATGAGAATTTGA
- a CDS encoding type II toxin-antitoxin system RelE/ParE family toxin: protein MESKYSYQFTKSAKNDLEQILHYIKVELNNLTAATSFINKFQESVTNIQLFPKSCPKVMNKFLPEYIIIRKKLINNYILYYSVNDNLKSIIILRIIFSHRDTDNILKNEN, encoded by the coding sequence ATGGAATCTAAATATTCTTATCAATTTACTAAAAGTGCTAAAAATGATTTAGAGCAGATTCTTCATTATATCAAAGTAGAATTAAATAATCTAACAGCTGCAACCTCTTTTATAAATAAATTTCAAGAATCCGTTACTAACATTCAGTTATTTCCAAAGAGTTGTCCAAAAGTTATGAATAAATTTTTACCAGAGTACATTATTATTAGAAAAAAGCTGATTAACAACTATATTTTATATTATTCTGTAAATGATAATTTAAAAAGTATAATTATTTTACGTATTATTTTTAGCCACAGAGATACTGACAATATTTTAAAAAATGAAAACTAA
- a CDS encoding type II toxin-antitoxin system Phd/YefM family antitoxin codes for MKIIPIRDLKNTVEIEKYCSEEQGPVFITKNGYGRLVVMDIEYYERTMREIEEAKLLLDGIKDIQNNDISDGENTINELRGKYGI; via the coding sequence ATGAAAATTATCCCTATTCGTGATTTAAAAAATACTGTTGAAATTGAAAAATATTGTTCCGAAGAACAAGGACCTGTATTTATAACTAAAAATGGTTATGGACGCCTAGTTGTAATGGATATTGAATATTATGAACGAACTATGCGTGAAATTGAAGAAGCAAAACTTCTGCTTGATGGAATAAAAGATATTCAAAACAATGATATTTCAGATGGTGAAAATACTATTAATGAATTAAGAGGTAAATATGGAATCTAA
- a CDS encoding HepT-like ribonuclease domain-containing protein, with protein MSQIQKLDKNILIETFSNYSYWENIKGMRNRLIHEYWGTSLEMLYEVSVFEMEDLLKYIYILREKLEKR; from the coding sequence ATTTCACAGATTCAAAAATTAGATAAAAATATTTTAATAGAGACTTTTTCAAATTATTCTTATTGGGAAAATATAAAAGGAATGAGAAACAGACTTATTCATGAATATTGGGGAACAAGTTTAGAAATGCTTTATGAAGTTTCTGTTTTTGAAATGGAAGATTTGTTAAAGTATATTTACATATTAAGAGAAAAATTAGAAAAGAGGTAA
- the hisIE gene encoding bifunctional phosphoribosyl-AMP cyclohydrolase/phosphoribosyl-ATP diphosphatase HisIE, with protein sequence MNIEQIKFDEKGLVPAIIQDYYTKEVLTLAYMNKESLEITLRDKKTCFYSRSRQELWLKGETSGNYQNVVSVKYDCDSDSLLVEVKKEGPACHTGSESCFFNSLFEAENYSNFSPEKLYNLIKDRKVNPEEKSYTSYLFEKGLDKILKKVGEECTEVIIGAKNNDNDELKYEIADLYYHTLVLMIEQGLTIQDIKEELAKRHIIDHKVKQEKMGGEK encoded by the coding sequence ATGAATATAGAACAAATAAAATTTGACGAAAAAGGGCTTGTTCCTGCAATAATACAAGATTATTATACAAAAGAAGTGCTAACTCTTGCGTATATGAATAAAGAAAGTCTAGAAATAACTTTAAGAGATAAAAAAACTTGTTTTTATAGCAGAAGTAGACAGGAATTATGGTTAAAAGGAGAAACTTCGGGAAATTATCAGAATGTTGTTTCGGTAAAATATGATTGTGATTCCGATTCTTTGCTTGTGGAAGTAAAAAAGGAAGGCCCTGCTTGCCATACCGGCTCTGAAAGCTGTTTTTTCAATTCTTTATTTGAAGCAGAAAATTACAGTAATTTTAGTCCTGAGAAACTTTATAATTTAATAAAAGATAGAAAGGTCAATCCTGAAGAAAAATCATATACAAGTTATCTCTTTGAAAAAGGACTTGATAAAATTTTAAAAAAAGTAGGAGAAGAATGTACAGAAGTTATTATTGGCGCTAAAAATAATGATAATGATGAGTTAAAATATGAAATTGCAGATTTATATTACCATACTTTAGTATTAATGATTGAACAGGGACTTACAATACAGGATATAAAAGAAGAATTAGCTAAAAGACATATTATTGACCATAAAGTTAAGCAGGAAAAAATGGGTGGTGAAAAGTAA
- the hisJ gene encoding histidinol-phosphatase HisJ has translation MQTKKTIFPSNLHAHTFYCDGKNNAEDYILTAIEKGFTSVGLSGHSFTAFDTEPCMTEQGTQEYLKELKELKEKYKNKMQVYIGIEADFYTGYNKETDKEMGLDFRIGSVHYVKDREKEEYYCVDNTPEILKYGIKNYANEDERVFIEAYFDNIVEMVHTQKPDIIGHLDLVRKFNKDLKYFDENADWYKKKVEYVLDEIAKTDAIIEINTGGMSRGWTQTPYPSISILERILAKNIPITISSDAHETKNIDFYFEESLEIARRIGFKSVKILDGGEFKDFKI, from the coding sequence ATGCAAACTAAAAAAACAATTTTCCCATCAAATCTTCACGCCCACACATTTTACTGCGATGGTAAAAACAATGCTGAAGATTATATTTTAACTGCAATAGAGAAAGGATTTACAAGTGTTGGGCTTTCAGGGCATTCTTTTACAGCATTTGATACAGAACCGTGTATGACGGAACAAGGGACACAGGAATATTTGAAGGAATTAAAAGAACTAAAAGAAAAATATAAAAATAAAATGCAGGTTTATATTGGAATCGAAGCTGATTTTTATACTGGGTATAACAAGGAAACTGATAAGGAAATGGGACTTGATTTTAGGATTGGATCTGTTCATTATGTGAAAGATAGAGAAAAAGAAGAGTATTACTGTGTTGATAACACGCCTGAAATTTTGAAATACGGAATAAAAAATTATGCAAATGAAGACGAAAGAGTATTCATTGAAGCATATTTTGATAATATTGTGGAAATGGTACATACTCAAAAGCCTGATATTATTGGACATTTAGATTTAGTTAGAAAATTTAACAAAGATTTGAAATATTTTGATGAAAATGCTGACTGGTACAAAAAGAAAGTAGAATATGTACTGGATGAAATAGCAAAAACTGATGCGATTATTGAAATTAATACTGGCGGGATGTCAAGAGGATGGACACAAACTCCTTATCCAAGCATTTCAATACTGGAAAGAATATTAGCCAAAAATATTCCAATTACAATTTCTTCCGATGCACACGAAACTAAGAATATTGATTTTTATTTTGAAGAAAGTTTGGAAATCGCTAGAAGAATTGGCTTTAAAAGTGTGAAGATTTTGGATGGTGGAGAGTTTAAAGATTTCAAGATTTAA
- a CDS encoding M15 family metallopeptidase, which yields MDKINFKNGIRRFALLTALILSATAISTANNIYENLYSFRSKRKVENPDPDFELKQKVKDRIKEVSTRAEAESRLVWVEVPVWRLKDGKKVSDTERFQILDVLANDVKEIFHEIHKGKEKFPIKNLIGYSWRGSFKSLHSTGRAIDLNPEENPQVNSNGKAIVGKSWQPGSNPYSIKPDGDVVRAFTKRGWIWGANFRTRDYMHFGFAEM from the coding sequence ATGGATAAGATAAATTTTAAAAACGGAATAAGGCGATTTGCATTACTGACTGCATTAATACTTTCTGCAACAGCAATAAGTACAGCAAATAATATTTATGAAAATCTATATTCTTTTAGATCTAAACGAAAGGTTGAGAATCCTGATCCAGATTTCGAATTAAAGCAAAAAGTCAAGGATAGAATAAAAGAGGTTTCTACAAGAGCAGAAGCTGAATCAAGACTAGTTTGGGTGGAAGTTCCTGTCTGGAGATTAAAAGACGGAAAAAAGGTATCTGATACAGAAAGATTTCAGATTTTGGACGTACTTGCTAATGATGTAAAGGAAATTTTTCATGAAATACATAAAGGAAAAGAGAAATTTCCAATAAAAAACTTAATTGGCTATTCGTGGAGAGGAAGTTTTAAAAGTTTGCACAGCACAGGGCGGGCGATAGACTTAAATCCTGAAGAAAATCCACAGGTAAACAGCAACGGAAAGGCTATTGTCGGAAAAAGCTGGCAGCCAGGAAGTAACCCATATTCTATAAAACCTGATGGCGATGTAGTGAGAGCATTTACAAAAAGAGGCTGGATATGGGGAGCGAACTTTAGAACGCGAGATTATATGCATTTTGGCTTTGCAGAAATGTAG
- a CDS encoding NAD(P)H-hydrate dehydratase, producing the protein MLLGGNGTTRKIDNFAINNLKIPSIVLMENAAISFVKHIDENEDSFLIICGKGNNGGDGYAIARQLFSKGKNVKIFCISNENMSNDCMINYEICKYMGIEIFYKIEELDKLFFECNVVIEGIFGTGLNSEIKGIYQEIIEKINTASNNKKVYSIDIPSGINGDTGEIMGISVKADITISFVTYKKGFLNPKIKDFLGKIITENIGLNETSINHLVKEYYLTPDMVKSFHIKRDEDSHKGDFGKVLIFAGSSGFYGAGNIVAKSCVRTGAGLTTVITDKNNFSLNIFVPEAMSFPINFDNINENLEKLENEILNSDIIAIGPGIGKSHQAFSIFQKLINFEKNNKGNTIKLVLDADALNLLAENRELFEKIRNRSVLTPHLVEFSRLTGFSPEVINKNKFEITKNFAKKYEATLLLKGKNTIITDGERIFVNSTGNSHMANGGMGDCLTGIICSLAGQKYDLMKSASIGAYLHGKIADELVRRQYAVNATDVIDNISEYMNKIFRI; encoded by the coding sequence ATGTTGCTTGGTGGAAATGGAACTACGAGAAAGATTGATAATTTTGCTATAAATAATTTGAAAATTCCAAGTATCGTGCTTATGGAAAATGCTGCAATTTCATTTGTAAAACATATTGATGAAAATGAAGATAGTTTTCTTATTATTTGTGGTAAAGGCAATAATGGCGGAGATGGTTATGCAATTGCACGTCAGTTATTTTCAAAGGGAAAAAATGTTAAAATTTTTTGTATTAGCAATGAAAATATGAGTAATGATTGTATGATAAATTATGAAATTTGTAAGTATATGGGAATTGAGATATTTTATAAAATAGAAGAATTGGATAAATTGTTTTTTGAATGTAATGTTGTTATTGAAGGAATTTTTGGAACAGGGTTAAATTCTGAAATAAAAGGAATTTATCAAGAAATTATCGAAAAAATCAATACAGCAAGCAATAATAAAAAAGTTTATTCAATTGATATTCCCTCTGGAATTAATGGTGACACTGGTGAAATTATGGGAATTTCAGTCAAAGCAGATATTACAATTTCATTTGTCACTTACAAAAAAGGATTTTTAAATCCAAAAATAAAAGATTTTTTAGGAAAAATCATTACTGAAAATATTGGATTGAACGAAACTAGTATCAATCATTTAGTCAAAGAGTATTATTTAACACCTGACATGGTAAAAAGTTTTCATATAAAAAGAGATGAAGATTCCCATAAGGGAGATTTTGGCAAAGTTTTGATTTTTGCTGGGAGCAGTGGATTTTATGGTGCAGGAAATATAGTTGCAAAATCGTGTGTGAGAACAGGAGCAGGACTTACTACTGTAATTACTGATAAAAATAACTTTTCATTAAATATATTTGTGCCAGAAGCTATGAGTTTCCCAATTAATTTTGATAATATAAATGAAAATCTCGAAAAATTAGAAAACGAAATCTTAAATAGCGATATAATTGCAATTGGGCCAGGAATTGGAAAAAGTCACCAAGCATTTTCAATTTTTCAAAAATTAATCAACTTTGAGAAAAACAATAAAGGGAATACAATAAAACTGGTATTAGATGCAGATGCTTTAAATTTGCTGGCAGAAAACAGGGAACTTTTTGAAAAAATAAGAAATAGAAGCGTTTTGACACCACATTTAGTTGAATTTTCACGACTGACAGGATTTTCGCCAGAAGTAATTAATAAAAATAAATTTGAAATAACAAAGAACTTTGCAAAAAAATATGAAGCAACTCTTTTGTTAAAAGGTAAAAATACAATTATTACGGATGGAGAAAGAATTTTTGTAAACAGCACAGGAAATTCTCATATGGCAAATGGTGGAATGGGGGATTGCCTAACAGGAATAATATGTTCACTTGCTGGACAAAAATACGATTTAATGAAATCTGCTAGTATTGGAGCGTATTTGCATGGTAAAATTGCAGATGAATTGGTAAGAAGGCAGTATGCTGTGAATGCAACAGATGTGATTGATAATATTTCTGAGTATATGAATAAGATTTTTAGAATTTAA
- a CDS encoding bactofilin family protein gives MALFSSNDKKSRDKRENTDRLNSQFSANNEENVNGVSTISMETTITGTIESNSVFKMDGVLNGDIKGNKLVHIGKTGQVKGNVTAETVVVDGEVSGEILADKVEIGSTGKAYATITSAVFVIQEGGVFEGRKKMKIALIKEEQPKKSENKIDLKPNENSINENKKES, from the coding sequence ATGGCATTATTTTCTAGTAACGATAAAAAATCAAGAGACAAAAGAGAAAACACAGATAGATTAAACAGTCAATTTTCTGCAAATAATGAGGAAAATGTTAACGGTGTCAGTACAATTTCGATGGAAACAACAATAACAGGAACTATTGAATCAAATTCTGTTTTTAAAATGGATGGTGTCCTAAATGGAGATATTAAAGGAAATAAACTTGTTCACATTGGAAAAACAGGACAAGTAAAAGGAAATGTTACAGCCGAAACTGTAGTAGTTGACGGTGAAGTTTCTGGAGAAATACTGGCAGATAAAGTGGAAATAGGAAGCACAGGTAAAGCTTACGCTACAATAACTTCAGCTGTATTTGTAATTCAAGAAGGTGGTGTATTTGAAGGAAGAAAGAAAATGAAAATTGCTCTTATAAAAGAAGAACAACCTAAAAAATCAGAAAATAAAATTGATTTAAAACCAAATGAAAATTCGATAAATGAGAACAAAAAAGAATCATAA
- a CDS encoding bifunctional riboflavin kinase/FAD synthetase, translating to MKFIVENLAEIKDIIEYHNDIELPDYNKNLKEIKQNKNIVILGNFDGVHKGHQIILKKSVSKAKEENLKTIVYTFNEYPKNQQTKITTCSEKAYLLNENGIDYLYLEQFEKVRNYTPKEFVEKVLVDTLNAKEVYCGFNFTFGKAKSGDVSTLEKLLKDKNIKLNVQEPVRDKNKEIISSTRVRNYIKEGNFEKVRELLGHNFIILGEVVYGKQLGRVLGFPTANLRFENKIYPEFGVYGVKVHIEDDEKIYNGVMNIGKNPTVDIGVLSVEANIFDFSEDIYGKIILIEVLENIRSEKKFDSVDELKKQIGNDVDYWKNKISYWRKKYPKEK from the coding sequence ATGAAATTCATTGTAGAAAATTTAGCAGAAATAAAGGATATTATCGAATATCATAATGATATAGAACTTCCTGATTATAATAAAAATCTTAAAGAAATAAAACAAAATAAAAATATTGTGATTTTAGGAAATTTTGATGGTGTCCACAAGGGACATCAGATAATTTTAAAAAAATCTGTAAGTAAAGCTAAAGAAGAAAATTTAAAAACAATTGTTTATACATTTAATGAATATCCCAAAAATCAGCAAACTAAAATAACAACTTGTTCTGAAAAAGCATATTTATTGAATGAAAATGGAATTGACTATCTTTATCTGGAGCAATTTGAAAAAGTTAGGAATTATACGCCTAAAGAGTTTGTAGAAAAAGTACTTGTGGATACTTTAAATGCTAAAGAAGTTTATTGTGGGTTTAACTTTACTTTCGGAAAAGCAAAATCTGGAGATGTTAGTACACTTGAAAAACTTTTAAAAGATAAAAATATAAAGCTTAATGTTCAAGAACCTGTACGAGATAAGAATAAAGAAATAATAAGCAGTACAAGGGTTAGGAATTATATTAAAGAAGGAAATTTTGAAAAAGTTAGAGAACTTCTTGGGCATAATTTTATTATTCTTGGAGAAGTTGTTTATGGTAAACAGTTAGGACGTGTACTAGGCTTTCCTACAGCAAATTTACGATTTGAGAACAAAATTTATCCAGAATTTGGAGTCTATGGAGTAAAAGTTCATATTGAAGATGATGAAAAAATTTATAATGGAGTAATGAATATTGGTAAGAATCCGACAGTAGATATTGGTGTATTAAGTGTAGAAGCAAATATTTTTGATTTTTCAGAAGATATTTATGGAAAAATAATTTTGATTGAAGTTTTAGAAAATATTAGAAGTGAGAAAAAATTTGATTCTGTAGATGAATTAAAAAAACAGATTGGAAATGATGTAGATTACTGGAAAAATAAAATTTCATATTGGCGTAAGAAATACCCAAAAGAAAAATAG
- a CDS encoding segregation and condensation protein A: MENVIQIKIDNFEGPLDLLIHLIEKKKMNINEINISQIIDDYLGYIHAQKELNLKIKVEFLIMATDLIEIKAYSVLNKNEKLERIENLEKKIIEYQLFKEISELFSKHENEYNIPYTRTGTESMGDEIIEYDISSLNLDNLFKSLKNLVNARLRGKNNSQDRMILNLEGDSYSTEEAYNEVSNIIKNDKKVEFNQLLQNKFSKSRIVTLFLCILDMFKNGEIDIIVEEKNFFIKSMQNSRKEIN, translated from the coding sequence ATGGAAAATGTAATACAAATTAAAATCGACAATTTTGAAGGTCCTCTAGACTTGCTTATTCATCTGATTGAAAAAAAGAAAATGAACATTAATGAAATAAATATTTCACAAATAATAGATGATTATCTAGGTTATATTCACGCACAAAAGGAATTAAATTTAAAAATAAAAGTCGAATTCCTAATAATGGCAACTGATCTAATTGAAATCAAAGCTTATTCAGTATTAAATAAAAATGAAAAGCTTGAAAGAATTGAAAATCTTGAGAAAAAAATAATAGAATATCAGTTATTTAAGGAGATTTCAGAATTATTTTCAAAACATGAAAATGAATATAATATTCCATATACAAGAACAGGTACTGAAAGTATGGGAGATGAAATAATAGAATATGATATTTCAAGCCTAAATTTAGATAATTTATTTAAAAGTTTAAAAAACTTGGTCAATGCAAGGCTAAGAGGAAAAAATAATTCCCAAGATAGAATGATTTTGAACTTGGAAGGAGATAGTTATTCAACAGAGGAGGCTTATAATGAGGTTTCCAATATTATAAAAAATGATAAAAAAGTAGAGTTTAATCAATTATTACAAAATAAATTTTCAAAATCCAGAATAGTAACTTTGTTTCTTTGTATTCTAGATATGTTTAAAAATGGAGAAATTGACATAATTGTCGAAGAAAAAAACTTTTTTATTAAGTCAATGCAAAATTCAAGAAAGGAAATTAATTAA